The following DNA comes from Thalassoglobus sp. JC818.
CCAGCACAGAGTCAGCCACAGTCTTGGCAGTTTGAGCGTGTGCCTGCTTCTCTTCGACATCGGCGAGATGGCTCATTCCGTAAATGTACGGCAGGTAGTACTCGGGCTTACCTTTTTCCTCGAATCGAATCGCGTTTCGAGCATCGGCAATCCCGCGACGAAGCATGTCTGCATCGCCGGTCAGAATTCCCATTTCAACCTGTGCACTTCCGCGAAGATAGAGTGCGACATGGTCCTGAGGCTGAGTGGTCAGAACCTGATTCGACAATTGAATTGTCTGTGGAAAGTTCCGTTGTCGGTAAGCATCGTCTGCTTGTTCCTTGACGGCTTCGAGATCCGGTCCGGGATTTTGGCCGTGCGTCGTGCCGGCGATTCCGACGAGCAAAAGCATTGCCGTCAAACAAGTGGTGAAGCGAAACATCCTGATTCCTCCCTGAGGAAATTTCGTAGGGTGAGAGTACTTTTGGCGATCGACCGAAGAGGAGCGAACACAAAACAACATTCGTTTGTACTTCGACCTGAACGCATCGGCAGCGCCAGACTGTTGATTTTCTCCGCGCGTCGTAACCGATGCTAGAGAATCCATCAACCCCAGTCTGACCGGGACGGGACTCGAACGGCGTTTGTTCAGGAATTCAAGAAGATCTCTCGGGGGCGATGCAAACGAAACTGTTCGCGATCCGACAACTCGTTCGCTTCTACGAAACTGTCGATCACAGCACCTTTTCGGCACCGCCAGCGATTAAGGTCTCTGCAAGTTTTCGACCGAGAGTGAGAGCGTCGCCTGATGAACCAGATACCGAAGCTTCAAAACGTTCGCGGCCATCCGGACTGAGAACAACTGCAGTTGCTTCGATCTGATCGTTCTCGACAACGCAGTGAATGCCAACCGGAGCGTGACACCCGGCTCGCAGCGTCGCGAGACATGCCCGTTCACAAGTCACTTCGGCAAGTGCTTCGTCGTTCGTGATCGACTGCAGGAGTTCGATCACGGGTTTATCACTATCTCGACATTCAAGACCAAGGGCTGCTTGCCCCACAGCTGGGTACATCACAGGAGGGCGGAGAATGGCTCCGATTCGATCTTCCAATCCAAGTCGACGAAGACCAGCTTCCGCGAGAATGACGGCATCAAATTCCCCATCATCCAGCTTGCGAATCCGCGTTTCGACGTTTCCCCGAATCTCACACAATTCGAATTCGGGATACTGAGCGAGGATTTGAGCCTGTCGACGCGGACTGCCAGTGCCGATTCGTGCCTTCTCCGGAAGTTCGTCGAGTCCCGAGACAGCCGCACCTTGCGGCATCAGAAGAGCATCAAAACGTGACGCTCGTTCTGGTACTCCTGCGAGGGCCAGACCGTCGGCTGTATCGGTCGGAAGGTCTTTGAGTGAATGGACCGCGATATCTGCAGATTCATCGAGGACAGCACGTTGAACTTCGCGGGTGAAGACTCCCTGACCGCCCATGTTGCGCAGCGGTTCTGTGCGATCGCGATCTCCAATCGTGGAAAGAGGAACCAACTCGACATCGAATTCGTCGGTCTCACGTCGAAGGAGATCAGCGATGTAATTTGCTTGCCAGAGTGCCAGTTGACTCTGACGAGTCGCAATTCTGATCGTGCGTCCTGATTTACTGGAATTCAATCGTTTTCTCCGTCATCCGGTTTGAGAGTTTCCGGAGGAGTTAATGGGCTCAAAGCGGGTGGGCTGACACTCCCTCCGGGATAGGAGGAGGGGGGATTCCGCGGTCCGTTGAGCAAGCCTTTTTCGACAAGTTCCTGAAACTTGGCTTTCGTCAACTTCTGGTGGGGAGGAGAAAGCACACCGCAGGAAATACAGAATTGCATCGCTTGCTCGACAGTGATGTCGAGATCAAGAACTTTGCTTTTGGGAACATTGACTGTGAATCCGGTCATCGGCATCGGTGACGTTGGAATCAGCACGGCAACGCACGGTTCACCGGCCCCCATCGCGATTTGCATCATGCTTTCACCGGTCACAAAACCGATCGTCCAGATGCCGTCTCGGGGATACTGCACGGCAGCCACTCGTCGATATTCCACCGGTTGGTTCTCAGTGAACACGAAGTCCGTGACCTGTTTCACCGATCCATAAACGTTTCGCACAACCGGCAGCCGTCCCAGCACCTGCGTTTCAACACCTCTCACCAACCAGTTTCCAATCCGTGCAGAAACGAATTGTCCCGCGAAGTAGAAGAGAACGATGAAGATGACGACTGTCAGCAAGCTCAGCGGAAAAACACTTCCGAGGTACTTCCGGGCCACGTATTCCATATACACAGCTCGGGCCGAAGTCGGCATTTGCCCTGGAGGGAGATGTCTCGCGACTTCTGAGTAAACATCGTAAGGAACAGCGAGCGGACCGAATTGAACATACACACCGCTCGGAATTCGATCGGCGTTCGATTGAAGCCATTGGATTCGTCGCTGATGCCTGACGGCAAAAGCATCGAGCGGAGTCACCTCTTCGTCGGACTCAAAGTTGAGTTCGATGGGCGGCTCGTTCTCGATAAATCGACGGTACTTGGACTGCAGCTCAGCTGTGACGAGATAGTCGCTTCCACACAGATCGAGCGACGGAGCCCCATCGATCCGGAAGAGCTTAACGTCACCTTGAACGGGTGTGTCGTGTACTTCAATGGACTGATCCACCAGTGAGGCAATCGAATACTTGACCGCCCACGTAGCTGGAGTAATCAAGTAGGCGTTCACCTTCTCGAAGACCCAGAGGAGAATCAATACGGTAAGAATGGCGGGAAGACTGACAGCGAGTCCGCGAAGGAAAATTCGCGTTGGCGTCAGTTGTCGAACGGGTGCGGATTCCTCCGCATTGTTCGATTTGCCAAACTCTTCTTCATCCTGCATGTAAACACTCAACCTGTGATCGCTTCTTCGGAGGATTCCAAAGTCACACGATCCGATTTTTGGGACTGCTGGCTGACATGGCGGGCGATGACAACAACGTCAACTCGACTGGCGCC
Coding sequences within:
- the hemC gene encoding hydroxymethylbilane synthase, with protein sequence MNSSKSGRTIRIATRQSQLALWQANYIADLLRRETDEFDVELVPLSTIGDRDRTEPLRNMGGQGVFTREVQRAVLDESADIAVHSLKDLPTDTADGLALAGVPERASRFDALLMPQGAAVSGLDELPEKARIGTGSPRRQAQILAQYPEFELCEIRGNVETRIRKLDDGEFDAVILAEAGLRRLGLEDRIGAILRPPVMYPAVGQAALGLECRDSDKPVIELLQSITNDEALAEVTCERACLATLRAGCHAPVGIHCVVENDQIEATAVVLSPDGRERFEASVSGSSGDALTLGRKLAETLIAGGAEKVL
- a CDS encoding DUF502 domain-containing protein, whose protein sequence is MQDEEEFGKSNNAEESAPVRQLTPTRIFLRGLAVSLPAILTVLILLWVFEKVNAYLITPATWAVKYSIASLVDQSIEVHDTPVQGDVKLFRIDGAPSLDLCGSDYLVTAELQSKYRRFIENEPPIELNFESDEEVTPLDAFAVRHQRRIQWLQSNADRIPSGVYVQFGPLAVPYDVYSEVARHLPPGQMPTSARAVYMEYVARKYLGSVFPLSLLTVVIFIVLFYFAGQFVSARIGNWLVRGVETQVLGRLPVVRNVYGSVKQVTDFVFTENQPVEYRRVAAVQYPRDGIWTIGFVTGESMMQIAMGAGEPCVAVLIPTSPMPMTGFTVNVPKSKVLDLDITVEQAMQFCISCGVLSPPHQKLTKAKFQELVEKGLLNGPRNPPSSYPGGSVSPPALSPLTPPETLKPDDGEND